In Oreochromis niloticus isolate F11D_XX linkage group LG5, O_niloticus_UMD_NMBU, whole genome shotgun sequence, a single window of DNA contains:
- the LOC109201210 gene encoding uncharacterized protein LOC109201210 — protein MELEANQAPHEFIYIDEAGFNLAKRRRRGRNVIGKRATVDVPGQRGANITMCAAIANAGLLLHRCQVGPYNTERLLAFLNDLHQRLVPEQGQEGENMRTFVITWDNVAFHHSQAITTWFEVHPRLVSLFLPPYSPFLNPIEEFFSAWRWKVYDHQPHDQMSLLEAMDAGSRDITVDDCQGWIRHTRRFYPRCIDLDNIRCDVDENMWPNPEDRRD, from the coding sequence ATGGAATTGGAGGCCAACCAGGCCCCTCATGAATTCATATACATCGATGAGGCAGGATTCAATCTGGCCAAAAGGCGTCGACGTGGACGAAATGTAATTGGAAAAAGGGCCACAGTTGATGTGCCAGGACAGAGAGGGGCAAACATTACCATGTGTGCAGCAATTGCAAATGCAGGATTACTCCTTCACAGATGTCAGGTTGGACCCTATAATACAGAGCGCTTGCTTGCCTTTCTCAATGATCTCCACCAGCGCCTGGTTCCAGAGCAGGGTCAGGAGGGTGAAAACATGAGGACCTTTGTAATTACCTGGGACAATGTGGCTTTCCATCACTCGCAAGCAATAACAACATGGTTTGAAGTCCACCCAAGACTGGTAAGTCTCTTCCTTCCACCCTATTCACCTTTCCTCAACCCCATAGAGGAGTTCTTTTCTGCATGGAGGTGGAAGGTTTATGACCATCAGCCACATGACCAGATGTCCCTCCTTGAAGCCATGGATGCTGGCTCCAGGGACATCACAGTTGACGATTGCCAAGGGTGGATCCGACATACCAGGCGGTTTTATCCCAGGTGCATCGACTTGGATAACATCAGATGTGAT